One Verrucomicrobiota bacterium DNA window includes the following coding sequences:
- a CDS encoding NAD(P)-dependent oxidoreductase — MKICLVGLGIIGCAWAPHYHQIGYDLSLWNRTPKDLKGYEPNLKKAVSAAETIHIVVADPPAVEGVLDQIIEVVDKHALIIQSSTISGEWARKFSDKVQALGTSYVEAPFTGSKIAAEEGANIFFLGGEGKAKEKARQVLAPIAKNCFDVGSVEQACGIKLAMNIQIAMISQALNEGLSFARKSGIEDELFFKVLSENVAQSGVAKLKMPKLTKNDYTPQFSIKHMHKDIKLALSSGGDSLLPLTKCNEELYAKGVSQGLQDKDFSALIQLLREN, encoded by the coding sequence ATGAAGATATGTTTAGTTGGGTTGGGAATCATTGGCTGCGCGTGGGCACCTCATTATCATCAAATAGGGTATGACTTGTCTTTATGGAATAGAACGCCCAAGGATTTGAAGGGTTATGAGCCAAATCTAAAAAAAGCGGTCTCTGCTGCCGAAACTATTCATATTGTGGTAGCTGATCCTCCTGCTGTTGAGGGTGTATTAGATCAAATCATAGAGGTGGTTGATAAGCATGCCTTGATCATTCAATCGAGCACTATTTCCGGTGAATGGGCTAGGAAGTTTTCAGATAAAGTTCAAGCTTTGGGGACTTCCTACGTAGAAGCCCCTTTTACCGGTAGCAAAATAGCAGCAGAGGAAGGAGCCAATATTTTCTTTTTGGGGGGCGAGGGGAAGGCAAAAGAGAAAGCCCGACAGGTTTTGGCTCCAATTGCTAAAAATTGCTTTGATGTGGGCAGCGTGGAACAAGCATGCGGCATTAAATTAGCTATGAATATACAGATAGCTATGATTTCTCAAGCTCTGAATGAAGGACTCAGCTTTGCGCGGAAATCGGGTATAGAAGACGAATTATTCTTCAAAGTCTTGTCTGAAAACGTTGCTCAATCCGGGGTGGCTAAGCTTAAGATGCCCAAACTCACGAAAAATGATTATACACCACAATTTTCTATCAAGCATATGCACAAAGATATCAAACTTGCCTTGTCATCAGGTGGAGACAGTCTCTTGCCATTGACAAAGTGTAACGAAGAGCTCTACGCAAAGGGCGTATCTCAGGGCTTGCAGGATAAGGATTTTTCTGCGCTCATTCAGCTTCTAAGAGAAAATTAA
- the aspS gene encoding aspartate--tRNA ligase: MIRTHHCNELRKQDIGQKVTLVGWVDSWRDHGGVIFIDLRDREGITQIVFNPEHDKETAEKSHTLRSEFVVQVKGEIVARLEGTENANLTTGEIEILVDELEVLNEAETPPFPIDEDGVNEDLRLSYRYLDLRRPKMLKNLRTRHEAVKAVRDYMHAEGFLDIETPILFKSTPEGAREFLVPSRMNPKKFYALTQAPQQYKQMLMVAGVEKYYQIAKCFRDEDLRADRQPEFTQIDIEMSFIDRQDIYNLIEGMLKRVWKDVLDVDIPTPFERIPFKEAMDKYGIDKPDRRFEMQLVDFTDEFKDSAFKVFQSVVSKGGVVKAFNAKGFAEITTGQIEGLTELAQSLGAKGLAWIKVEDGKWKSPIVKFFTDVEKEALKRKLDVEEGDLILFGADQWVDACEVLGQIRLRCAEYLEKLGKLQKKDIWDFHWVVDFPLMIYDKDAATYVATHHPFTSPVTEDVPLLESDPDKVRGQHYDIVLNGVELGGGSIRIHNPDLQQKVFTDVLKIDPEVVEERFGYMVKSFRFGAPPHGGIALGLDRLVAMLAGATSIREVMAFPKNNKGVDLMALAPTEVTPRQLKELHIQTRS, from the coding sequence ATGATTAGGACACATCATTGTAACGAACTGCGTAAGCAAGATATTGGGCAAAAGGTAACCTTAGTAGGTTGGGTAGACTCTTGGCGTGACCATGGCGGAGTCATTTTTATTGATTTACGTGACCGTGAAGGAATTACTCAGATTGTTTTTAACCCTGAACATGATAAGGAGACTGCTGAAAAGTCCCACACGCTTCGTAGTGAATTTGTGGTCCAGGTGAAAGGTGAAATTGTTGCGCGTCTCGAAGGAACGGAGAATGCAAACCTAACAACCGGTGAGATAGAAATTTTGGTGGACGAATTAGAAGTTCTCAATGAAGCAGAAACGCCTCCCTTTCCCATTGATGAAGATGGTGTAAACGAGGATTTACGTTTGAGTTATCGCTATCTCGATCTGCGTCGTCCCAAGATGCTCAAGAATTTGCGCACACGTCACGAGGCAGTCAAAGCAGTTCGTGACTACATGCATGCTGAGGGGTTTCTGGACATTGAGACACCCATACTCTTCAAGAGTACTCCTGAAGGGGCACGAGAGTTTCTAGTTCCCTCACGAATGAATCCCAAAAAGTTCTATGCTCTGACTCAAGCTCCTCAACAATATAAGCAAATGTTAATGGTGGCGGGCGTAGAAAAATATTACCAGATTGCCAAGTGTTTTCGTGATGAAGATTTACGCGCGGACCGGCAGCCAGAGTTTACTCAGATTGATATAGAAATGTCATTTATTGATCGCCAGGATATTTACAACCTCATTGAAGGAATGCTCAAGCGAGTATGGAAAGATGTTCTTGATGTAGATATTCCCACTCCTTTCGAGCGTATACCCTTTAAAGAGGCTATGGATAAGTACGGTATAGATAAGCCAGATCGCCGCTTTGAGATGCAATTAGTCGACTTTACTGATGAGTTCAAAGACAGTGCTTTCAAGGTTTTCCAGTCTGTGGTTTCTAAAGGCGGAGTTGTGAAGGCCTTTAATGCGAAGGGTTTCGCAGAAATAACGACAGGTCAGATAGAAGGTCTAACAGAGCTTGCCCAAAGCTTAGGAGCTAAAGGATTAGCTTGGATCAAGGTGGAAGATGGTAAGTGGAAATCCCCCATCGTTAAATTCTTTACCGATGTTGAAAAAGAGGCTTTAAAAAGGAAGCTCGATGTTGAAGAAGGCGATCTTATTCTATTTGGCGCAGACCAATGGGTAGACGCTTGTGAGGTGCTTGGGCAAATTCGTTTGCGTTGCGCTGAGTATTTAGAAAAGCTGGGCAAGCTACAAAAGAAAGATATCTGGGACTTCCATTGGGTCGTTGATTTTCCCTTAATGATCTATGATAAAGATGCGGCAACATATGTTGCGACACATCACCCATTTACTTCTCCAGTAACGGAAGATGTGCCGCTCTTAGAATCAGATCCGGATAAAGTTCGAGGTCAGCATTATGATATTGTTCTCAATGGGGTAGAACTTGGTGGGGGGAGTATTCGTATCCATAACCCTGACCTTCAGCAAAAAGTCTTCACTGATGTTTTGAAAATTGACCCAGAAGTTGTGGAAGAACGATTTGGTTATATGGTGAAATCTTTTCGTTTTGGCGCACCACCGCATGGAGGTATTGCCTTAGGCTTAGATAGGCTAGTTGCGATGTTGGCAGGCGCAACGAGTATACGCGAGGTCATGGCGTTCCCTAAGAACAACAAAGGGGTTGACCTTATGGCCCTGGCTCCAACGGAAGTCACTCCTAGGCAGCTTAAGGAATTACATATCCAGACCCGGAGTTAA
- a CDS encoding thioredoxin domain-containing protein, which yields MKFKILMIMIAALLLNLASNQAMAAKDPKIIVAKFHADWCGSCKAMEDSLVDLSNKFDGKEVLFVTFDRTNNTTTHHSELLASAMELGEIYDSHAGTGYVLLIDPKNGNVIEKLKGMSTKEMGNSIAAKL from the coding sequence ATGAAATTTAAAATACTGATGATTATGATAGCTGCTTTGTTGCTAAACCTAGCCAGTAATCAGGCTATGGCCGCTAAAGACCCCAAAATTATTGTCGCTAAATTCCATGCAGACTGGTGCGGTAGCTGTAAGGCTATGGAGGATAGTCTAGTCGACTTATCAAACAAATTTGATGGAAAAGAAGTATTATTTGTAACATTTGATCGAACCAATAACACGACTACACATCATTCCGAACTATTGGCTTCGGCCATGGAATTGGGTGAGATATACGATAGCCATGCAGGCACAGGCTACGTCCTATTAATCGATCCAAAAAACGGAAATGTCATTGAAAAATTAAAGGGGATGAGCACCAAGGAGATGGGGAATAGCATTGCTGCAAAGCTGTAG
- a CDS encoding methyl-accepting chemotaxis protein translates to MHKALLFTLLGIYTLFNLNSYSAVALQLTDLEESNIELVTNTSLSLATTDTSPNNRSDLIKPKRELEKKPTSQIEEFKPSDEAAVFIMDTEMHSSHHTKHTSLEGSSPIKSWLIIAAAILFSAVLSVLTYFITRNKSVVYRFFACSGSILGVTTLMSVIVYVDLNIALQKTSLISRDDIPILTTLADAEARMLEQALYLEKYLSKSQEAYTEAFIKRGKEVKQELMDVEKLLEHAKNHSISENDQKAYSHILGEVIKLEKLHDEFDKTGERLVEAKKNDNTSLVSDLTQTVAKQEFDMRKLFNNVINQEKEKTIASALETEAASREAQLVQIVGAVTALVVGLILAFFMGVQVNKSLLAISSRITNSTDSVNENSAELSRSCMSIADGASQQAAAFEETSASMEEISSTVNTNVEHVENSKRLADSALSSAQAGVDNMGQMKNSVEAISESSDELHKAMSDIKSSSESISKIIKSIDEIAFQTNILALNAAVEAARAGEAGMGFAVVADEVRNLAKRSADAARETSEMIEDANLKGSKGVEVSESILTKLQQVVSSTGKLETNLLEIQNKVHEANNSTAEIETSSKEQSVGITQVNEAITQMDQVTQQNAATAEENASLAQELSNEGRQLKGIIDDLNKIVLKKGSEPSKPVYSAPVENTEPSNPPSLTASVRKNQPAQEAVFSDDDNFFS, encoded by the coding sequence ATGCACAAAGCCCTTCTATTTACCCTCCTAGGAATCTATACTCTTTTCAATCTCAACTCTTATTCAGCCGTTGCTCTACAACTTACAGATCTTGAAGAGAGTAATATCGAGCTAGTCACCAATACTTCCCTCAGCCTAGCTACTACCGATACTTCTCCAAACAACAGATCGGATCTTATCAAGCCCAAAAGAGAATTGGAGAAAAAACCTACAAGCCAGATAGAAGAATTTAAACCATCAGATGAGGCTGCCGTGTTCATCATGGATACTGAGATGCATTCCAGCCATCACACGAAACATACTTCCCTTGAGGGTAGTAGCCCCATAAAATCTTGGCTCATTATTGCTGCAGCGATTCTTTTTTCAGCCGTTCTAAGTGTTCTTACCTATTTTATTACTCGCAACAAGAGCGTCGTTTACCGCTTCTTTGCTTGCTCCGGTTCCATCTTAGGTGTCACAACCCTAATGTCTGTGATCGTATATGTTGACCTCAATATCGCACTCCAGAAAACAAGTCTCATCAGTAGAGATGATATCCCTATTCTAACTACCTTAGCAGATGCCGAGGCCAGGATGTTGGAACAAGCGCTCTACTTAGAGAAGTATCTAAGCAAAAGTCAAGAAGCCTATACAGAAGCATTTATCAAGCGTGGCAAAGAAGTGAAGCAAGAACTTATGGATGTCGAAAAACTTCTTGAACACGCTAAGAACCATTCCATAAGCGAGAATGACCAAAAAGCATATAGTCATATCTTAGGTGAAGTCATTAAATTGGAAAAACTACATGACGAGTTCGATAAAACAGGAGAAAGACTTGTGGAAGCGAAAAAAAATGATAACACTTCGTTAGTCAGTGACCTTACGCAAACGGTGGCCAAACAAGAGTTTGATATGAGAAAGCTATTCAATAACGTCATCAACCAGGAAAAAGAGAAAACGATCGCCAGCGCTCTTGAGACTGAAGCTGCCAGTAGGGAAGCGCAGCTAGTTCAGATTGTTGGAGCAGTCACTGCATTAGTAGTGGGATTGATCTTAGCATTCTTCATGGGAGTTCAAGTCAACAAATCACTTCTAGCCATTTCCAGCCGTATTACAAACAGCACAGACTCAGTAAATGAAAATTCAGCAGAACTTTCTAGATCTTGCATGTCGATTGCAGATGGCGCAAGCCAGCAAGCAGCAGCCTTTGAAGAAACCAGCGCATCCATGGAAGAAATATCCAGCACCGTAAATACCAATGTCGAACATGTTGAAAACAGTAAGCGCCTTGCGGATTCTGCGCTCTCATCAGCTCAAGCCGGTGTCGATAATATGGGACAAATGAAAAACTCTGTTGAAGCAATTAGTGAATCCTCTGACGAATTACACAAAGCTATGTCAGACATTAAAAGCTCTAGCGAAAGTATATCAAAAATTATCAAATCGATTGATGAGATTGCTTTCCAAACCAATATTCTCGCCCTTAATGCTGCTGTTGAAGCAGCCCGCGCCGGAGAAGCAGGAATGGGATTCGCAGTTGTCGCTGACGAAGTTCGCAATCTTGCCAAGCGCAGTGCCGACGCTGCTCGAGAAACTTCTGAGATGATTGAGGATGCCAACCTGAAAGGATCAAAAGGTGTAGAGGTAAGTGAAAGCATCCTTACCAAACTTCAGCAAGTCGTGTCTAGCACCGGAAAGCTTGAAACCAATTTACTAGAGATTCAAAACAAAGTCCACGAGGCCAATAACTCTACCGCAGAAATTGAAACTTCCTCTAAGGAGCAATCGGTAGGAATCACCCAAGTCAATGAAGCCATCACACAGATGGATCAAGTCACTCAGCAAAATGCCGCCACTGCTGAAGAAAACGCGAGCCTTGCTCAAGAGCTATCTAATGAAGGCAGACAACTTAAAGGTATTATCGATGATTTGAACAAGATCGTGCTCAAAAAGGGTTCTGAGCCCTCAAAGCCAGTATATTCAGCACCAGTTGAAAACACAGAGCCCTCTAATCCTCCTTCCTTAACGGCTAGCGTTAGAAAAAATCAACCAGCCCAGGAGGCCGTTTTCTCGGACGACGACAACTTTTTCTCTTAG
- a CDS encoding NAD(P)H-dependent oxidoreductase produces the protein MKHVTIISTSLNEDSKSQLLARQFAEKLLEASVSVKLMDLREFALPFSGTREGWESSQAQHLKAEVERSSHIVFAVPIYCYDVNSAAKNVIELIGRAFTKKVISFICSAGGSGSYMSIMGFANHLMLDFRSVIVPRFLYVSQDDWKEEGEIKPEIDERMSKLLDDMREIQVISTSS, from the coding sequence ATGAAACATGTCACCATTATCTCAACGAGTTTAAATGAGGATTCAAAATCTCAGTTATTAGCAAGGCAGTTTGCAGAGAAACTGTTAGAGGCTAGCGTAAGCGTTAAATTGATGGATCTAAGAGAGTTTGCTCTGCCGTTTTCTGGCACTAGAGAGGGGTGGGAATCTAGTCAAGCGCAACACTTAAAGGCTGAGGTGGAGCGTTCATCTCATATTGTCTTTGCAGTTCCTATCTATTGTTATGATGTTAATTCAGCTGCTAAGAATGTGATTGAGTTAATTGGGCGAGCTTTCACCAAGAAAGTGATTAGCTTTATTTGTTCAGCGGGAGGGAGCGGTAGCTATATGTCGATCATGGGCTTTGCCAATCATCTGATGCTAGATTTTCGTTCAGTGATTGTTCCCAGGTTTTTGTATGTATCTCAGGATGATTGGAAAGAGGAAGGAGAAATTAAGCCTGAGATAGATGAACGCATGAGTAAGTTATTAGATGATATGAGGGAAATTCAAGTCATTAGCACTTCAAGCTAA
- a CDS encoding sigma-70 family RNA polymerase sigma factor, giving the protein MEEKDLIQHGYRYALSLTHHHYDAEDLVQQAWIKLHKKYGTVENKNILFTTVKNIFLDRYRKNQIVVFEALENQDTPTKDHSPGAEIDMETILSTLKYEEREALYLNIVEGFTAKEIAKQTGKSRGGILSLIFRAKKKLEKTFSETDDGKRRA; this is encoded by the coding sequence GTGGAAGAAAAAGATCTTATTCAGCACGGTTATCGATACGCCCTATCGCTCACTCACCATCACTATGATGCAGAAGATCTTGTCCAGCAGGCCTGGATCAAATTACATAAAAAGTACGGAACGGTTGAAAATAAGAACATTCTTTTCACCACCGTTAAAAATATTTTTTTGGATCGCTACAGAAAAAATCAGATCGTTGTTTTTGAAGCCTTAGAAAATCAAGACACCCCCACCAAAGACCATTCACCTGGTGCAGAGATTGATATGGAAACCATTCTCTCAACCCTAAAATACGAAGAACGCGAGGCGCTCTACCTAAATATCGTCGAGGGATTTACCGCTAAAGAGATTGCGAAACAGACAGGAAAGTCACGTGGCGGGATACTAAGCTTAATTTTTCGTGCCAAAAAAAAGTTAGAAAAGACCTTTTCTGAAACAGATGATGGGAAAAGGAGGGCTTAA
- a CDS encoding tetratricopeptide repeat protein: MRKFLYFSLLLLVTWANEPAKVFSQSRGLAQEAEEAFSRGEYAKAIEFMTRYLGSDGLNDSQKATANYIIGVSHFNLGDHKKAIEALQKTKGIRPNQAPLAQFFLGSAYLTLKQHQEAIQTLERVLTLKAEEGDKETQQTLEEIKPLVSFTIIQCYKSQADQAQAVGDKIKAEEFYGDVASKVAQYLEDNPDTEFKQDALLIQVQANLITRDYAQAWSTLEALKKEDKEGILRDNIEFLMGQTAMEQGDKAKREKNKSQANEYYNRAKGIFKKLQSSSNLSFAADAILKLGLLDLNEGKFDQAFEIFNQVPSKRKIIVSQEKRIEEARKRMTATASSEALFKRNKRYHQREVKKLAQIKADQDPFMRAMLGVANAMIKLGKYDEARVLYRYFEPFMEEDQKKTTSLQIYFTYAQQGLTDKADKLYKDLLAKYPNDETVKRMSFLLPSSLMTQGKYGEAIEEFRKYITDNPDGDLKAEATYHIANCYMELKKTEEAIKAYQEYISAGGSDDQQFEDAQFRLANAYWSTGKKEKALDLIQKVINTAKSQMVKEKAAFTIARFYLTTKEIDKAIEAFKDYAKVYPDSKDAPVALFQVGRLLGELAKQDPTKYDAARSYFDQIIANYGDTAQAPKAYQKIWQLHQQKGDIEAKFKAQDELIQKYPKSPFVLAALKERSDHYLKVDKKLNKAIEALNTIYEFYKQRKAEGSALANKGGAAYNYGSYAIITIAGFYRKLAEQMGPPAVLSPEDMTKWDDRLKKASDLLWTAGVEFADTKEGVEAFKRWTNVALLRIANGVVKEKEVTQELSKQIGSTDSAKLQLQYRLALASIALERGKKKAASDRYEEAFSSVPDPRSISINNYDNYLKLLLDVKNYSKIKELSATLAEAYSDKEKAQATAIYYKALVALSQEDAGQADQLFNELKEKYPRSPKNFDALYYKGRLARDKKDYDQAYELWSQVVKSGRSSNQTKAEAQLELGKMLIEVAESGGTIKEFPQDVKILEVAAKQLEKLAITMDQFGEICAEALYHAAQSYEKLGNPQRAQKLRSEIRQKYPTSSWASRV, from the coding sequence ATGCGTAAATTCCTATATTTTTCGCTACTGCTACTAGTAACCTGGGCGAATGAGCCTGCTAAGGTCTTTTCTCAATCTCGTGGCTTAGCCCAAGAAGCCGAAGAAGCCTTTAGTCGTGGTGAGTATGCTAAAGCCATCGAGTTCATGACAAGATACCTGGGTTCGGACGGTCTAAATGATTCACAAAAAGCGACAGCCAATTATATCATTGGAGTTTCTCATTTTAATTTAGGGGACCATAAAAAGGCTATAGAGGCTTTACAAAAAACAAAGGGTATTCGCCCTAATCAAGCACCCCTAGCACAGTTTTTTCTTGGATCTGCATATTTAACATTAAAGCAGCATCAGGAAGCGATTCAGACCTTGGAAAGGGTTCTTACATTAAAGGCTGAGGAGGGGGATAAGGAGACTCAGCAGACTTTAGAAGAAATCAAACCACTGGTCTCCTTCACCATCATTCAATGTTACAAATCACAAGCTGACCAAGCTCAAGCAGTAGGGGACAAGATCAAGGCAGAAGAATTCTACGGGGATGTAGCTTCAAAAGTAGCCCAGTATTTAGAAGACAACCCTGATACAGAGTTTAAGCAAGACGCTTTACTCATACAGGTGCAAGCCAACCTTATCACCAGAGATTATGCCCAGGCTTGGTCAACACTCGAAGCCTTAAAAAAGGAGGATAAAGAGGGCATATTAAGAGATAACATTGAATTTTTGATGGGCCAGACTGCAATGGAACAGGGAGATAAAGCGAAGCGAGAGAAAAACAAAAGCCAAGCTAACGAATATTATAATAGGGCCAAGGGCATTTTTAAAAAGCTTCAGAGCAGCTCTAATTTATCCTTTGCTGCGGATGCTATATTAAAGCTAGGTCTTCTTGATTTAAATGAAGGGAAATTTGATCAAGCCTTTGAGATCTTCAACCAAGTGCCATCTAAAAGAAAGATCATTGTCTCTCAAGAGAAGCGGATTGAAGAAGCAAGAAAACGTATGACAGCCACTGCGTCTAGCGAGGCACTTTTTAAGCGCAATAAACGTTATCATCAAAGAGAGGTTAAAAAGCTCGCGCAAATCAAAGCCGATCAAGATCCCTTTATGAGGGCTATGCTGGGAGTCGCTAATGCCATGATAAAATTAGGAAAGTATGATGAAGCGCGAGTGCTTTATCGTTACTTTGAGCCTTTTATGGAAGAGGATCAGAAGAAGACCACGTCACTGCAGATTTATTTTACCTATGCACAACAAGGTCTGACGGATAAGGCAGATAAACTATATAAAGATCTTTTGGCAAAATACCCTAATGATGAAACGGTGAAGCGAATGAGTTTTCTCTTACCAAGTTCATTGATGACGCAAGGCAAATATGGAGAGGCTATAGAAGAATTCAGAAAATACATAACCGATAATCCTGACGGAGACTTGAAAGCTGAGGCTACCTACCACATTGCTAACTGTTACATGGAGCTTAAAAAAACCGAAGAGGCTATCAAAGCTTACCAAGAGTATATTAGTGCTGGCGGTAGTGATGATCAGCAATTCGAAGATGCTCAGTTCAGGCTGGCAAATGCCTATTGGTCAACCGGCAAGAAAGAAAAAGCATTAGACCTCATTCAAAAGGTAATTAACACTGCAAAATCTCAAATGGTTAAGGAAAAGGCAGCTTTTACAATTGCTCGTTTCTATTTAACAACCAAGGAAATAGATAAGGCGATAGAAGCCTTCAAGGACTATGCAAAAGTCTATCCTGATTCAAAAGATGCCCCTGTCGCGTTGTTTCAAGTTGGGCGTTTGTTGGGTGAGTTAGCTAAGCAAGATCCAACAAAATATGATGCAGCTAGAAGCTATTTCGATCAAATCATAGCGAACTACGGAGATACAGCACAAGCTCCGAAGGCCTATCAAAAAATCTGGCAACTGCACCAACAGAAGGGTGACATAGAGGCTAAATTTAAAGCTCAAGATGAGCTGATCCAAAAGTATCCGAAGTCTCCATTTGTTTTAGCCGCATTGAAGGAGCGCAGTGATCATTATCTAAAGGTCGATAAGAAACTGAATAAAGCAATTGAAGCCCTAAACACCATCTATGAGTTCTATAAACAAAGGAAAGCTGAAGGTAGCGCGTTAGCTAATAAGGGTGGCGCGGCATATAATTACGGTAGCTATGCCATTATTACCATTGCCGGCTTTTATAGGAAGTTGGCTGAGCAGATGGGACCGCCCGCTGTTTTGTCACCGGAGGATATGACCAAATGGGATGATCGTCTCAAGAAAGCATCAGACTTACTATGGACTGCGGGTGTTGAATTTGCTGATACTAAAGAAGGTGTAGAAGCCTTTAAGCGTTGGACTAATGTCGCGTTACTTCGAATCGCCAACGGTGTTGTAAAGGAAAAGGAAGTGACTCAAGAACTGAGCAAGCAGATTGGTTCCACAGATAGCGCCAAACTACAACTTCAATATCGATTGGCTCTGGCCAGCATCGCTTTAGAAAGAGGCAAGAAAAAGGCAGCTTCCGACCGCTATGAAGAGGCATTTAGCTCAGTTCCTGATCCTCGATCTATTTCCATTAATAACTACGATAATTATTTAAAACTTCTGCTAGATGTTAAGAATTACAGCAAAATCAAAGAGCTCTCCGCTACTTTAGCCGAAGCTTATTCAGACAAGGAAAAGGCTCAGGCGACAGCTATTTACTACAAGGCACTCGTAGCACTATCTCAGGAGGACGCAGGACAAGCTGATCAGTTATTCAATGAGTTAAAAGAGAAGTATCCCAGATCACCCAAAAATTTTGATGCTCTCTACTATAAAGGGAGGCTCGCTAGAGATAAAAAAGATTATGATCAAGCCTATGAACTCTGGTCGCAAGTAGTAAAGTCTGGTCGTTCTTCAAATCAGACGAAGGCAGAGGCACAATTAGAGTTGGGTAAGATGCTAATAGAAGTTGCGGAATCAGGGGGTACTATTAAAGAGTTTCCTCAGGATGTTAAGATTCTGGAAGTAGCAGCCAAACAACTAGAAAAGCTAGCCATTACCATGGATCAATTTGGGGAAATCTGCGCAGAGGCACTTTATCATGCGGCTCAGTCCTATGAGAAACTAGGTAATCCCCAAAGGGCGCAAAAATTGAGGAGTGAAATTCGCCAAAAGTATCCTACGAGTTCTTGGGCTAGTAGGGTTTAG